The following coding sequences lie in one Treponema socranskii subsp. buccale genomic window:
- a CDS encoding ABC transporter permease, with amino-acid sequence MTKPYSAGMQSKTLDRKKLFADPILITAIFGIFLFLVLFIVYPLSILLVDSVYEENQITLSVFARIFGMSGFRKAISNTLQLGFISGILATLVGFLFAYVDMYVSVGNKFVKSLFKIVSVLPVVSPPFVLSLSAIMLFGRTGIITRNLFNLSTTKLYGLPGICLVQTLTFFPVCYLMLKGLLKNIDPSLEEAARNIGASRWKVFTSVTLPLLLPGLGNAFLVTFIESVADFANPMIIGGNFDTLATSIYLQLTGAYDKSGATAMAVVLLFISMGLFIVEKYRLERKSVATLTGKASRERMRIKDKSVRVPLVTISIVISLFVIVLYILVVFGSLFKIWGRNYSLSLKWYQYIFKNNGYKVFLDSIWLSLIASPITAFISMIIAYLVVKRKFAGKGFMEFIAMLAMAVPGTVLGVGFIRGFNSGIFHSGFMQGLYGTGAILVIVFIVRSLPIGTRSGIAALRQIDKSIEESAYDLGADSFTVFTTVTLPLIKDSFFSGLVTTFVRSITAISAIILLVTPQFVLITVRINEHAEKGNYGIACAYATILIIITYTAITLMNLFTGKFGTSRKQK; translated from the coding sequence ATGACAAAACCATACAGCGCGGGAATGCAAAGCAAAACGCTCGACAGAAAAAAATTGTTTGCCGATCCGATCCTCATCACCGCAATATTCGGCATATTTTTGTTTTTAGTTTTATTTATCGTCTATCCCCTGTCGATTTTGCTTGTCGACAGCGTGTACGAAGAAAATCAAATCACGCTTTCCGTATTCGCCCGCATTTTCGGGATGTCGGGCTTTCGAAAGGCGATTTCAAATACGCTGCAGCTCGGCTTTATTTCAGGCATCCTCGCCACTCTTGTCGGCTTTCTCTTCGCATACGTCGACATGTACGTCAGCGTCGGAAACAAATTCGTCAAAAGCCTGTTTAAAATCGTTTCCGTGCTGCCGGTCGTTTCGCCCCCCTTCGTTCTCTCTCTTTCGGCGATCATGCTTTTCGGACGCACGGGTATCATCACGCGAAACCTGTTCAATTTAAGTACGACAAAATTATACGGCCTTCCGGGCATCTGTCTCGTACAGACACTTACATTTTTTCCCGTCTGCTACCTCATGCTCAAAGGCTTGCTTAAAAACATAGATCCTTCACTCGAAGAAGCCGCTCGCAATATCGGTGCTTCACGATGGAAAGTGTTTACGTCGGTAACGCTTCCGCTTTTGCTTCCCGGTCTCGGTAACGCCTTTCTCGTAACCTTTATCGAATCGGTTGCGGACTTTGCAAACCCGATGATCATCGGAGGAAACTTCGACACGCTCGCAACGTCGATTTATCTGCAGCTCACCGGCGCATACGATAAAAGCGGCGCTACCGCAATGGCCGTCGTGCTGCTCTTTATTTCGATGGGCTTATTCATCGTCGAAAAATATCGGCTCGAGCGGAAATCGGTCGCTACCCTTACGGGCAAAGCCTCTCGGGAGCGCATGCGCATAAAAGACAAAAGCGTACGCGTTCCGCTCGTCACGATCAGCATCGTCATTTCGCTGTTCGTTATCGTGCTTTACATCCTCGTCGTATTCGGCTCTCTCTTTAAGATTTGGGGACGGAACTACAGCCTGTCGCTCAAATGGTATCAGTACATTTTTAAAAATAACGGATACAAAGTATTCCTCGATTCGATTTGGCTTTCGCTCATCGCCTCTCCCATCACCGCATTCATTTCGATGATAATCGCCTACTTGGTCGTAAAGCGAAAATTCGCCGGCAAGGGATTTATGGAATTCATCGCTATGCTTGCGATGGCGGTTCCGGGAACGGTTCTCGGCGTCGGCTTTATCCGCGGCTTCAACAGCGGCATCTTTCACTCCGGTTTTATGCAGGGGCTCTACGGCACGGGAGCGATTCTCGTTATCGTGTTCATCGTGCGCTCGCTTCCGATCGGTACGCGAAGCGGCATCGCAGCTCTGAGGCAGATCGATAAATCGATCGAAGAGTCCGCCTACGATTTGGGTGCCGACAGCTTCACCGTATTTACGACGGTGACGCTTCCTCTTATTAAGGATTCCTTTTTCAGCGGACTCGTTACGACTTTCGTGCGTTCCATCACGGCGATTTCAGCGATCATTCTGCTGGTCACTCCGCAGTTCGTGCTCATCACCGTGCGCATCAACGAACACGCGGAAAAAGGCAACTACGGCATAGCCTGCGCATACGCGACCATACTGATCATTATCACGTATACGGCGATTACGCTGATGAATCTGTTTACCGGAAAATTCGGCACAAGCCGCAAACAAAAATAA